One genomic segment of Acinetobacter sp. C26M includes these proteins:
- a CDS encoding metal/formaldehyde-sensitive transcriptional repressor → MPKQLEDKKKILTRVRRIQGQVQSVERALESDTECADILQQICAVRGALNGLMTELLEIHLKDTLVVGESSELQRSQELIQVSKILKSYLK, encoded by the coding sequence ATGCCTAAACAATTAGAGGATAAAAAAAAGATTCTCACACGTGTAAGACGAATCCAAGGTCAAGTTCAGAGTGTGGAAAGGGCTTTGGAAAGTGACACAGAATGTGCTGATATCTTGCAGCAAATCTGTGCAGTTCGTGGTGCATTAAATGGTTTGATGACGGAACTTCTCGAAATTCATCTCAAAGACACTTTAGTTGTTGGTGAATCGTCTGAGTTGCAACGCAGTCAAGAGCTCATTCAAGTCAGTAAAATTCTTAAATCTTATTTAAAGTAA
- a CDS encoding S-(hydroxymethyl)glutathione dehydrogenase/class III alcohol dehydrogenase — protein MKSRAAVAFAAGEPLQIVELDVEPPKAGEVLIKITHTGVCHTDAFTLSGDDPEGVFPAVLGHEGAGVVVQVGEGVTSVAVGDHVIPLYTAECKECLFCKSGKTNLCVAVRATQGKGVMPDGTTRFSYNGQPIYHYMGCSTFSEYTVVAEVSLAKINPEANHEQVCLLGCGVTTGIGAVHNTAKVQEGDSVAVFGLGGIGLAVVQGARQAKAGRIIVIDTNPDKFELAKQFGATDFLNPKDYDQPIQQVIVEMTGWGVDHSFECIGNTNVMRSALECAHRGWGQSVIIGVAGAGQEISTRPFQLVTGRKWMGTAFGGVKGRSQLPKMVEDAMKGEIELAPFVTHTMALDDINHAFDLMHEGKSIRTVIHF, from the coding sequence ATTAAATCTCGTGCAGCCGTTGCTTTTGCCGCAGGCGAACCATTACAAATCGTAGAGCTTGATGTTGAACCACCTAAAGCAGGTGAAGTTCTGATTAAAATTACCCATACTGGTGTGTGCCATACCGATGCTTTCACTTTGTCAGGTGATGATCCTGAAGGTGTTTTCCCCGCAGTACTGGGACATGAAGGTGCAGGGGTTGTGGTGCAAGTGGGTGAAGGTGTGACTAGTGTTGCAGTCGGTGACCATGTGATTCCGTTGTATACCGCTGAGTGTAAAGAATGCTTATTCTGTAAATCGGGCAAAACCAATTTATGCGTTGCTGTTCGTGCAACTCAAGGTAAAGGTGTAATGCCAGATGGCACAACACGGTTTTCTTATAATGGACAACCGATTTATCACTATATGGGTTGTTCAACCTTTAGTGAATATACCGTCGTTGCTGAAGTGTCTTTGGCAAAAATTAACCCTGAAGCCAATCACGAACAAGTGTGCTTATTGGGTTGTGGTGTAACCACAGGGATTGGTGCGGTACATAACACTGCGAAGGTACAGGAAGGTGACAGCGTTGCTGTGTTTGGTTTAGGTGGTATTGGTCTTGCAGTTGTACAAGGCGCACGTCAAGCCAAAGCTGGGCGTATTATTGTCATTGATACCAACCCAGATAAATTTGAACTAGCAAAACAGTTTGGTGCAACTGACTTCTTAAATCCAAAAGATTATGATCAACCGATTCAACAAGTGATTGTTGAAATGACAGGTTGGGGTGTTGACCATTCTTTTGAATGTATTGGCAATACAAATGTTATGCGTTCGGCACTCGAATGTGCACACCGTGGTTGGGGACAATCGGTGATTATTGGCGTTGCGGGTGCAGGTCAGGAAATCTCAACACGTCCATTCCAGTTAGTGACAGGACGTAAATGGATGGGAACTGCTTTTGGCGGTGTAAAAGGTCGTAGTCAATTACCAAAAATGGTTGAAGATGCAATGAAAGGTGAGATTGAGCTGGCACCGTTTGTAACGCATACCATGGCATTGGATGATATTAATCATGCCTTTGACCTAATGCACGAAGGTAAGTCGATTCGCACCGTGATTCATTTCTAA
- a CDS encoding LysR family transcriptional regulator codes for MSKAQLKLHVRILSDQQIAFGPGKAELLEAIHRTGSISQAAKSMDMSYRRAWQLVDTMNQCFHSNLVDTQTGGTHGGGAVVTELGQVVLKKYRAMEQQAIKAVATEFEDLTNYLKVNK; via the coding sequence ATGTCAAAAGCACAATTAAAGCTACATGTGCGAATCTTATCTGATCAGCAGATTGCTTTTGGTCCAGGTAAAGCTGAGCTACTTGAAGCGATTCATCGTACAGGATCAATCTCCCAAGCAGCAAAGTCTATGGATATGAGTTATCGCCGTGCATGGCAGTTGGTGGATACCATGAACCAATGCTTTCATTCCAATCTGGTCGATACCCAAACAGGTGGAACGCATGGTGGTGGTGCAGTAGTAACCGAATTGGGGCAAGTCGTGCTCAAAAAATATAGAGCCATGGAGCAGCAAGCAATTAAAGCAGTAGCAACTGAGTTTGAAGATTTAACTAACTATCTAAAAGTAAATAAATAA
- the atzF gene encoding allophanate hydrolase: protein MSEIKTLGWTISEWQTAYLKQEIQLDILKELVLALDPQDVAWISIASTDLVEQQIQSLKQLTQDAENLQKQFPLYGVPFAVKDNIDVAGFVTTAACKALNRVATQDAETIRLLKQAGAIVVGKTNLDQFATGLVGTRSPFGAVPNSFKPEYVSGGSSSGSASVVARGLVPFSLGTDTAGSGRVPAAFNNIVGLKPTKGRFSNRGLLPAVKSIDCISIFALTVADAELVAAQVEAYDILDSYSRQHPKNVPARFSSKLKFAIPNKLNFFGDELAEKAFQHTIQLLESLNAEITRIDFSAFEQLAAQLYQGPWVAERTAAAADLLKTNVADFDPTVLEIIQQGEKYSAVDAYNAEYLKQDLTRKIQASLAEFDALIVPTSPTIYTIEQMQQHPIEYNAHFGTYTNFTNLADLSALALPAGFRADNLPFGITLIAPAWHDAALVHFGKAWQNYLALKLGALDKTLAVASAPTLLSPHHIRVAVVGAHLTGMPLNFQLTTRGAVHVETTKTSQDYALYALNGTVPPKPGLARQQDGQSIIVELWDVPTARFGEFVAEIPTPLGMGNVELEDGRWVKGFICEPYGLGDAENISHFGGWRAYIQHRNSQVVNTAN from the coding sequence GTGAGCGAAATAAAAACTTTAGGCTGGACAATTTCTGAATGGCAAACGGCGTATTTAAAGCAAGAAATTCAACTCGATATTTTGAAAGAGCTGGTTTTAGCACTTGATCCTCAGGATGTTGCTTGGATTTCGATTGCGAGTACAGATTTAGTTGAGCAACAAATCCAATCTTTAAAGCAACTGACTCAAGATGCTGAAAATCTGCAAAAACAATTTCCTCTCTATGGTGTGCCATTCGCAGTCAAAGACAATATTGATGTCGCTGGTTTTGTCACTACAGCGGCATGTAAGGCACTGAATCGTGTTGCAACACAAGATGCTGAAACGATTCGTTTACTTAAACAAGCAGGAGCAATTGTCGTTGGCAAAACCAATCTTGATCAATTTGCGACGGGTTTGGTTGGCACACGTTCACCTTTTGGGGCAGTACCGAATAGTTTTAAACCTGAATATGTCAGTGGCGGCTCAAGTTCGGGTTCGGCTAGTGTGGTTGCACGTGGTTTAGTTCCATTTTCTTTAGGAACTGATACCGCTGGGTCAGGGCGTGTGCCAGCAGCATTTAATAATATTGTCGGTTTAAAGCCAACCAAAGGGCGCTTTTCTAATCGTGGTCTATTACCCGCAGTAAAGAGCATTGATTGTATTTCTATCTTTGCTCTCACTGTGGCTGACGCTGAATTGGTGGCTGCTCAAGTCGAAGCTTACGATATTTTAGATAGCTATTCACGTCAGCATCCTAAAAACGTACCTGCACGTTTCTCTAGTAAGCTGAAATTTGCCATCCCGAATAAATTGAACTTCTTTGGTGATGAATTGGCTGAAAAAGCTTTTCAACACACCATTCAATTACTTGAAAGCTTAAATGCTGAAATTACTCGCATTGATTTCTCTGCTTTTGAGCAACTTGCAGCACAACTTTATCAAGGCCCTTGGGTGGCAGAACGTACTGCAGCGGCTGCTGACCTACTCAAAACCAATGTTGCTGATTTTGATCCGACCGTTTTAGAGATTATTCAACAAGGTGAAAAATATTCCGCGGTGGATGCCTACAATGCTGAATATTTAAAACAGGATTTGACCCGAAAAATCCAAGCTAGCTTGGCTGAGTTTGATGCCTTGATCGTGCCAACTTCACCAACGATTTATACCATTGAACAAATGCAACAACACCCGATTGAATATAACGCGCATTTCGGCACTTATACCAATTTTACCAATCTCGCAGATTTAAGTGCTTTGGCATTACCCGCAGGCTTTAGAGCAGACAACCTACCATTTGGTATCACTTTAATTGCACCTGCTTGGCACGATGCAGCCTTGGTGCATTTCGGCAAAGCATGGCAGAACTATTTAGCACTGAAACTCGGTGCGTTAGATAAGACATTAGCTGTAGCAAGTGCACCGACTTTGCTGTCACCTCATCATATTCGTGTCGCGGTTGTCGGTGCGCATTTAACTGGTATGCCACTGAATTTCCAACTCACCACACGTGGTGCGGTTCATGTCGAAACCACCAAAACCTCTCAGGATTATGCGCTTTATGCCTTAAATGGTACGGTTCCGCCAAAACCAGGTTTGGCTCGTCAACAAGATGGACAAAGCATCATTGTCGAGCTTTGGGATGTACCCACAGCACGTTTCGGTGAGTTTGTAGCAGAAATTCCAACCCCATTGGGCATGGGCAATGTCGAACTTGAAGATGGCCGTTGGGTTAAAGGTTTTATTTGTGAACCCTATGGCTTAGGCGATGCCGAGAATATCAGCCATTTTGGTGGCTGGAGAGCGTATATCCAGCATCGCAATAGTCAAGTCGTCAATACAGCTAATTAA
- the uca gene encoding urea carboxylase, translating into MFKTVLIANRGEIAVRAIRTLKKLGITSVAVYSDSDRYAQHVQDADISIALDGLKPADTYLSIEKLIQAAKQTGAEAIFPGYGFLSESADFSRACEENNIAFMGPTAEQILEFGLKHRARELAAAAHVPMTPGTGLLDSLEEALTAAERIGYPIMLKSTAGGGGIGLTRCDTPQALADAYESVKRLGEQFFKDAGVFIECFIDKARHVEVQIFGDGKGQVVAFGERDCSLQRRNQKVVEETPAANLPEATRKKLHQAAVELGRSVNYRSAGTVEFIYDAQRDEFYFLEVNTRLQVEHPVTEMVTVLDLIECMLKVAAGDALDWDYLSNIKPQGAAIEVRVYAEDPVKNFQPSPGVLTEVSFPEGIRVDTWVKTGTEISQYFDPMIAKIIVHAEDRAAAIEKLKVVLAETRLNGISTNLDYARAIVSDQRFESMQIWTRMLDDFDYSPKVIEVIQAGTLSSIQDYPGRTGYWNIGVPPSGPMDDYAFQLANRIVGNDAKAAGFEFTLVGPTLKFHADTTIALTGASCTALLDDQLIAFWQPIKVKAGQTLKVGQVASGCRTYLAVRDGLDVPLYLGSRSTFALGNFGGHAGRTLRVGDMIKMVDAQFASAELPLAIDEPQALSKDLIPEYSNEWEIAVLYGPHGAPDFFKPEYVEEFFASEWTVHFNSNRLGVRLSGPTPSWARENGGEAGLHPSNVHDCEYAIGAINFTGDFPVILAKDGPSLGGFVCPVTIAKAELWKVGQLKADDKIRFYPITAEQANALERKQIDNIQNFADAAKVVETIEPAQDVFSTILAQREPTALSPKTVYRQAGDSYILLEYGENVLDLALRLRVHQLIQMIRDANLVGVLELSPGVRSLQIKYDGLVIPQAELIYQLLKLEEKMGDLSQLKIPSRIVHLPMAFEDSATLGAVERYQESVCAKAPWLPNNVDFIQRINGLAHRDEVKDIIFDANYLVLGLGDVYLTAPCAVPIDPRHRLLSSKYNPARTFTAEGTVGIGGMYMCIYGMDSPGGYQLIGRTLPIWNKFKKNKQFGDKQWFLQFFDQIKYFPVTEAELNEWRADFENGRAQIQIEETEFDYADYVQFLDNEAESIAAFKHKQQQAFSTEVNRWKEEFAAQPEQHVEQAIDVDYSHLSSLNASMTGNIWKIFVEHGQEIKKGETVAIIEAMKMELPVYAEEDGIVKAIICRAGQTVHSGEPLVYME; encoded by the coding sequence ATGTTTAAGACCGTACTTATTGCAAACCGTGGTGAAATTGCTGTTAGAGCAATTCGAACACTGAAAAAATTAGGCATTACCAGTGTCGCGGTTTATTCGGACAGCGACCGCTATGCTCAGCATGTACAGGATGCAGATATCTCAATTGCACTAGATGGTTTAAAACCTGCCGATACTTATTTGAGTATCGAAAAACTGATTCAAGCTGCTAAACAGACTGGGGCAGAAGCAATTTTTCCAGGCTATGGTTTTCTGTCTGAGAGTGCCGATTTCTCTCGTGCTTGTGAAGAAAATAATATTGCCTTTATGGGGCCAACTGCAGAACAGATTCTGGAATTTGGTCTAAAACATCGTGCACGTGAACTTGCCGCAGCGGCTCATGTACCAATGACCCCTGGTACAGGCTTGCTGGACAGTTTAGAGGAAGCATTGACTGCGGCTGAGCGGATTGGTTATCCAATTATGCTCAAAAGCACCGCTGGTGGTGGTGGTATCGGCCTAACCCGATGCGATACCCCACAAGCACTGGCCGATGCTTATGAAAGCGTGAAACGCCTAGGCGAGCAGTTTTTTAAAGATGCAGGTGTTTTTATTGAATGCTTTATTGATAAAGCACGTCATGTTGAAGTACAAATTTTTGGTGATGGTAAAGGTCAAGTTGTCGCATTTGGTGAGCGTGATTGCTCATTGCAACGTCGTAACCAAAAAGTGGTTGAAGAAACACCTGCAGCTAATTTACCTGAAGCAACCCGTAAAAAGCTACATCAAGCCGCAGTTGAACTGGGGCGCTCTGTGAATTACCGCAGTGCAGGAACGGTTGAATTTATTTACGATGCACAACGAGATGAATTTTATTTCCTTGAGGTGAATACCCGTTTACAGGTGGAGCATCCAGTAACGGAAATGGTGACTGTTCTCGACTTGATTGAGTGTATGCTCAAAGTTGCGGCGGGTGATGCATTGGATTGGGACTATCTCAGCAATATCAAACCGCAAGGTGCTGCAATTGAAGTCCGAGTCTATGCCGAAGATCCTGTGAAAAATTTCCAACCTAGCCCGGGTGTGCTCACCGAAGTGTCATTTCCAGAAGGTATCCGTGTTGATACATGGGTGAAAACAGGCACAGAAATTTCTCAGTATTTTGATCCAATGATTGCAAAGATTATTGTGCATGCGGAAGATCGAGCTGCTGCGATTGAAAAACTAAAAGTGGTTTTAGCTGAAACGCGTTTAAATGGCATCAGCACCAACTTGGATTATGCACGCGCGATTGTTTCTGACCAACGATTTGAATCCATGCAAATCTGGACACGGATGCTTGATGATTTTGATTATTCGCCAAAAGTCATTGAAGTGATCCAAGCAGGTACATTGAGTTCCATTCAAGATTATCCAGGGCGTACAGGCTATTGGAATATTGGTGTACCACCATCTGGCCCAATGGATGATTATGCGTTCCAACTCGCCAACCGTATTGTCGGCAATGATGCCAAAGCAGCAGGTTTTGAGTTTACCTTGGTGGGCCCAACCTTAAAGTTCCATGCCGATACCACCATTGCACTCACAGGTGCAAGCTGTACGGCTTTGTTGGATGATCAACTGATTGCCTTTTGGCAACCGATTAAGGTCAAAGCTGGTCAAACTTTGAAAGTTGGTCAGGTGGCATCTGGATGTCGTACTTATTTAGCTGTGCGTGATGGTCTGGATGTACCCCTATATTTGGGTAGCCGATCAACATTTGCATTAGGTAATTTTGGTGGTCATGCAGGGCGGACTTTACGTGTTGGCGACATGATCAAAATGGTCGATGCACAATTTGCCAGTGCGGAATTACCGCTTGCGATTGATGAGCCTCAAGCCTTATCCAAAGATCTCATCCCTGAGTATAGCAATGAATGGGAAATCGCAGTGTTGTATGGACCACATGGTGCACCTGATTTCTTTAAACCTGAATATGTCGAAGAATTCTTTGCTTCTGAGTGGACGGTTCACTTTAACTCAAACCGTTTAGGGGTCAGACTTTCAGGTCCGACACCGAGCTGGGCAAGAGAAAATGGTGGTGAAGCTGGTTTGCACCCATCCAATGTGCATGATTGTGAATATGCAATTGGTGCGATCAACTTTACGGGTGATTTCCCTGTGATTTTGGCAAAAGATGGCCCAAGTTTAGGTGGCTTCGTTTGTCCAGTAACCATTGCCAAGGCTGAACTGTGGAAAGTAGGTCAACTGAAAGCCGATGACAAAATCCGTTTTTACCCAATCACGGCAGAGCAAGCCAATGCGTTAGAACGGAAACAAATCGACAATATCCAGAACTTTGCAGATGCCGCCAAAGTCGTTGAAACCATTGAACCTGCTCAAGATGTCTTTTCCACTATTCTGGCTCAACGTGAACCAACAGCATTATCGCCAAAAACAGTTTATCGCCAAGCAGGTGATAGCTATATTTTATTAGAATATGGTGAAAACGTTTTAGATTTGGCGCTACGTTTACGAGTGCACCAATTGATTCAAATGATTCGTGATGCCAATCTTGTAGGTGTTTTGGAACTGTCACCAGGTGTGCGTTCCCTACAAATTAAATATGATGGTCTGGTGATTCCACAAGCTGAGCTCATTTATCAATTGCTTAAACTTGAAGAAAAAATGGGTGATTTAAGCCAGCTCAAAATCCCATCGCGTATTGTGCATTTACCAATGGCGTTTGAGGACAGTGCCACTTTGGGTGCAGTAGAGCGCTATCAGGAAAGTGTTTGCGCCAAGGCACCATGGTTACCGAATAACGTTGATTTTATCCAACGTATTAACGGGCTAGCACATCGTGATGAAGTCAAAGATATTATTTTTGATGCCAACTACTTAGTGCTAGGTTTAGGCGATGTTTATCTGACAGCGCCATGTGCAGTACCGATTGATCCACGTCACCGCTTACTCAGTTCTAAGTATAATCCTGCACGTACTTTTACCGCTGAGGGTACTGTCGGTATTGGTGGGATGTACATGTGTATTTATGGCATGGATTCACCGGGTGGTTATCAGTTGATTGGGCGGACGCTGCCGATCTGGAACAAGTTTAAAAAGAACAAGCAATTTGGAGATAAGCAATGGTTCTTGCAATTCTTTGACCAGATTAAATATTTCCCTGTGACCGAAGCTGAATTGAATGAATGGCGCGCAGATTTTGAAAATGGCCGTGCTCAAATTCAAATTGAAGAAACTGAGTTTGATTATGCAGACTATGTACAGTTCTTGGACAATGAAGCAGAAAGTATTGCGGCTTTTAAACACAAGCAACAACAGGCCTTTAGCACCGAAGTCAATCGCTGGAAGGAAGAGTTTGCTGCACAACCTGAGCAACATGTTGAACAAGCCATTGATGTTGATTACAGCCATCTTTCTTCTTTAAATGCATCAATGACAGGAAATATCTGGAAGATCTTTGTGGAACATGGGCAAGAGATCAAAAAAGGCGAAACTGTTGCTATTATTGAAGCCATGAAAATGGAATTGCCTGTGTATGCGGAAGAGGATGGCATCGTCAAAGCCATTATTTGCAGAGCAGGGCAAACCGTACACAGTGGTGAACCATTGGTCTATATGGAATAA
- a CDS encoding GntR family transcriptional regulator, whose translation MKEANINIKNTTKGSDNLSELVYQRIKNDIFDFKLMPGERFTESEVAKAYDVSRTPIRQALYRLQQEGYVDVSFRSGWQIRPLNFRYYEELYDVRIVLEKDSIRKLCQIDHHNSVELSVLKDLWLLQPSEYLKDIKQLSQQDEDFHCALVRASGNNEMARIHRDLSERIRIIRRLDFSKDYRVEATYQEHQKILGFIFDRQTEQAINAIEAHIMQSRDEVKKITLQMLDSSQFY comes from the coding sequence ATGAAAGAAGCTAACATCAACATAAAGAACACAACCAAAGGCTCAGACAATTTGTCTGAGCTAGTTTACCAACGTATCAAGAATGATATTTTTGACTTCAAATTGATGCCAGGTGAACGCTTTACTGAGTCTGAAGTTGCTAAAGCCTATGATGTGAGTCGTACCCCAATCCGACAAGCCTTGTATCGTTTGCAACAAGAAGGCTATGTTGATGTGAGCTTTCGGAGCGGTTGGCAGATTCGGCCGCTCAATTTTCGTTATTATGAAGAACTTTATGATGTACGTATTGTTTTGGAAAAAGATTCGATTCGAAAACTCTGTCAGATTGACCACCACAACTCAGTTGAGCTGTCAGTGTTAAAAGACCTGTGGTTATTACAACCATCTGAGTATTTAAAAGACATTAAACAGCTTTCTCAGCAAGATGAGGATTTTCATTGTGCTTTGGTCCGAGCTTCAGGCAATAATGAAATGGCAAGGATTCATCGAGACTTAAGTGAGCGTATTCGGATTATTCGCCGTTTGGATTTTTCTAAAGATTATCGAGTTGAAGCAACTTATCAGGAACATCAAAAAATCTTAGGTTTTATTTTCGATCGACAAACTGAACAAGCAATCAATGCGATTGAAGCGCATATTATGCAAAGTCGTGATGAAGTGAAAAAAATTACTTTACAGATGTTGGATTCGAGTCAGTTTTACTAA
- a CDS encoding AraC family transcriptional regulator: MMNDQTLIKLFLKLVNKEGFFATAIDGITLMRVDHNTPPIAVLQEPTLVFVLQGQKRGYIGTETYSFKQNECLIVAVSMPFDCDTIASPEAPMIAISMKLEAETVNELLAKTYFENYRFKPLTTGMSVIQYDQTVSSVLIRLLNVLTSEQDVLILGDQIKRELLYRVIQHSGADALKGLLAQGNLRPIYKICEYIQHHFTEKLTVEMLAEQANMSTSAFHKAFKQVTQHSPLQYLKVVRLHKAKQLLQNADQSVAQAAYAVGYQSSSQFSREFKKQFGFPPKHAESNTETES; this comes from the coding sequence ATGATGAATGACCAAACACTGATCAAATTATTCCTAAAACTGGTAAATAAAGAAGGCTTTTTTGCTACAGCGATTGATGGCATTACCCTAATGCGTGTCGATCACAACACACCACCGATTGCGGTGTTGCAGGAACCAACCCTCGTATTTGTATTGCAAGGTCAAAAACGTGGCTATATTGGTACGGAAACTTATTCATTCAAGCAAAACGAATGCCTGATCGTCGCTGTTTCAATGCCATTTGATTGTGACACCATAGCCAGTCCAGAAGCACCGATGATTGCGATCAGCATGAAGTTAGAGGCAGAGACTGTAAATGAGCTACTGGCTAAAACCTATTTTGAAAATTACCGATTTAAACCACTGACCACAGGGATGAGTGTGATTCAGTATGATCAAACCGTATCGAGTGTTTTGATTCGACTGTTAAATGTGCTGACTTCTGAACAGGATGTATTGATCTTGGGAGATCAAATTAAACGGGAGTTGCTTTATCGTGTGATTCAACATTCGGGTGCAGATGCTTTAAAAGGCTTGCTCGCTCAGGGGAATCTCAGACCGATTTATAAAATTTGTGAATATATTCAACATCATTTTACCGAAAAGCTCACTGTAGAAATGCTTGCAGAACAAGCCAATATGAGTACTTCTGCATTTCATAAGGCCTTTAAACAAGTCACACAACATTCACCATTGCAATATTTAAAAGTGGTTCGGTTGCATAAGGCAAAACAACTGTTGCAAAACGCAGACCAAAGTGTGGCGCAAGCGGCTTATGCTGTTGGATATCAGAGTTCTTCTCAATTTAGCCGAGAATTTAAAAAGCAGTTTGGTTTTCCACCCAAGCATGCTGAATCGAATACTGAAACGGAGTCATGA
- a CDS encoding NAD(P)H-quinone oxidoreductase, protein MNQNSVEQMKYIEITQAGGPEVLQVLQGPRPEIKADEVLIEVYATGINRPDILQRQGLYPMPKGVTLIPGLEVSGVIAQVGEHVTQFKVGDKVCALTNGGGYAEYCAVPANQTLKIPKNLSFVEAAAIPETYFTVWANLFQIGQLKKNETVLIHGGASGIGSTAISLCHAMGIKNFSTVGSDDKVEKLSSVSQVINYKTQDFEKEVLAQTDDQGVDVILDIIGAAYFNQNLRLLKRDGRLVIIGFMGGRKVDGFDIQELMLKRAVVTGSTMRARTNAEKAQITQELEQFVWPLIEADQCKPMIYKTFAFDEVAQAHQCLESSQHTGKVVLEIKSEFA, encoded by the coding sequence ATGAATCAAAATAGCGTAGAACAAATGAAATATATCGAAATTACACAAGCTGGCGGTCCTGAAGTTTTACAAGTGCTTCAAGGGCCTCGACCAGAGATTAAAGCAGATGAAGTGCTCATCGAAGTCTACGCAACAGGAATTAACCGACCTGATATTTTACAGCGCCAAGGGCTGTATCCGATGCCTAAAGGCGTAACCCTAATTCCTGGGCTAGAAGTTTCAGGTGTGATTGCTCAAGTCGGCGAACACGTCACCCAGTTTAAAGTTGGAGATAAAGTCTGTGCACTGACCAATGGTGGTGGATACGCAGAATATTGTGCGGTACCAGCCAACCAAACCTTAAAAATCCCAAAGAATCTGAGTTTTGTCGAAGCGGCTGCTATTCCTGAAACCTATTTTACTGTTTGGGCGAATCTGTTTCAGATTGGGCAGTTGAAAAAGAATGAAACCGTACTGATTCATGGTGGAGCCAGTGGTATTGGTTCAACAGCAATCAGCTTATGTCATGCGATGGGCATCAAAAACTTCTCCACTGTTGGGAGTGATGACAAAGTTGAGAAATTATCTTCTGTGTCACAGGTGATCAACTATAAAACACAGGATTTTGAAAAAGAGGTTTTAGCTCAAACCGATGACCAAGGTGTGGATGTGATCTTGGACATTATTGGTGCTGCTTATTTCAATCAAAACCTGAGATTATTAAAGCGGGATGGTCGATTGGTCATTATCGGTTTTATGGGTGGTCGAAAAGTCGATGGCTTTGATATACAAGAATTGATGTTAAAACGGGCTGTTGTCACAGGTTCAACCATGCGTGCTAGAACCAATGCTGAAAAAGCTCAAATTACGCAAGAACTTGAGCAGTTTGTCTGGCCCTTAATTGAGGCAGATCAATGTAAGCCGATGATCTATAAAACCTTTGCATTTGATGAAGTAGCTCAGGCACATCAATGTTTGGAAAGCAGCCAACATACGGGCAAAGTGGTACTCGAAATTAAATCTGAATTTGCCTAA
- the hchA gene encoding glyoxalase III HchA, with product MTTNPDDRNPSPDHAEDNAFFPSPYSLSQYTSAKTDYDGTTYPNPYQGDKRILMIATDERYILMQNEKFFSTGNHPVEMLLPMFHLDNAGFAFDVATLSGNPVKLEMWAMPHEEQVVLDTYKKYEKQLKAPLKLTDILEQALSADSPYAGIFIPGGHGVLAKIPESKEVKQLLKWAIKNDKYVITLCHGPASLLAAAVDENPQDYIFKDYKICVFPDSLDKGPNIEIGYMPGQLPWLVGENLEKLGVEILNKGITGQVYQDRKLLTGDSPLASNNLGKLAATTLLADPDLR from the coding sequence ATGACAACAAATCCTGATGATCGCAACCCAAGTCCAGACCACGCAGAAGACAATGCTTTTTTTCCATCACCATATTCGCTGAGCCAATATACATCGGCGAAAACTGACTATGATGGGACGACTTATCCAAACCCTTATCAAGGCGACAAACGGATTTTAATGATTGCAACGGATGAACGTTATATCTTGATGCAAAACGAAAAATTCTTTTCTACTGGAAATCATCCTGTTGAAATGCTATTGCCAATGTTCCATCTAGATAATGCGGGCTTTGCCTTTGATGTGGCAACGCTTTCAGGCAACCCAGTTAAGCTGGAGATGTGGGCAATGCCACATGAGGAACAAGTCGTCTTAGATACCTACAAAAAATACGAAAAACAGCTCAAAGCACCATTAAAACTAACGGATATTTTGGAACAAGCCCTAAGTGCAGACTCTCCTTATGCAGGTATCTTTATTCCTGGTGGTCATGGGGTACTGGCTAAGATTCCAGAAAGTAAAGAAGTCAAACAGCTATTAAAGTGGGCAATTAAAAATGATAAATATGTGATCACGTTATGTCATGGGCCAGCTTCATTACTTGCGGCAGCAGTCGATGAAAACCCACAGGATTACATTTTTAAGGATTATAAGATTTGTGTCTTTCCAGACTCCTTAGACAAAGGTCCTAATATTGAGATTGGCTATATGCCAGGACAATTGCCTTGGTTGGTGGGAGAGAATCTTGAAAAACTTGGTGTCGAAATATTGAATAAAGGTATCACAGGGCAGGTTTATCAAGATCGTAAACTATTAACAGGTGACAGCCCATTGGCCTCGAATAATCTTGGCAAACTCGCTGCGACAACTTTATTGGCTGATCCTGATCTTCGCTAA